The proteins below come from a single Hemitrygon akajei chromosome 2, sHemAka1.3, whole genome shotgun sequence genomic window:
- the LOC140719167 gene encoding zinc-binding protein A33-like: MASKGQVESLTEEAICPICLDFFTDPVSLECGHNYCRSCITQCWEREERNSCPECRAEFADRTLRASRALANLSEKARKLNLNPKEKENKLHCEKHEEELKLFCETDKTLICLICATARDHKSHNFMPVSEAVEIYKGQIKSSLDSLTKKKSNFEEMEQQQKEKISGVREQSHSLQSQITSHFAELRRVLTEKEQHTLRDLREEEERILNQMEKNLQEIQENLNSIQEEISKLQEQMDQQENITFLMEEARRKRRSSDDAQTLSVTDGALLAGKFYHPYLVDTALGEAFNGIKRVSVTLDVEAANPGLEVSEDRKSVRYTGTWRDLPDTGKRFTYWACVLGSEGFTSGRHYWEVEVTGNRGWYLGVAAESVERKGWVRPSPETRFWIIARVDDVMRVFTSPEPRLLAGPIPGRVGVYLSYESGTVSFYNAETKSHLHTFTGNKFTEKLYPFFWTWDTNQWLRICSGSAPGL, translated from the exons atggcttcgaaaggacaggtcgagagtttaaccgaggaggcaatttgtcccatctgcctggatttcttcaccgatccggtgtcactggagtgtggacacaactactgccgctcctgtatcacacagtgttgggaaagggaggagagaaactcctgcccggaatgtagagcggaGTTTgcggaccgcaccctcagggccagtcgggccttagcaaatctgtctgagaaagctcgaaaactaaacctgaatccgaaagagaaggaaaataaacttcactgcgagaaacatgaggaagaactgaagctgttttgtgagacggacaagacactgatctgcctGATCTGTGCGACTGCGCGGGATCACAAGTCTCACAACTTCATGCCGGTTAGCGAAGCCGttgaaatctacaag GGTCAGATTAAATCTTCTTTAGACTCTCTCACGAAAAAGAAATCAAACTTCGAGGAAATGGAGcaacaacagaaagagaagatttctggagttcgg gaacagtcacacagccttcagtcccagaTCACATCCcattttgctgaactgcgccgggttctcactgagaaagagcagcacacactccgagatctcagggaagaagaggagaggattctgaatcaaatggaaaaaaatcttcaagagattcaagagaatttaaattctatccaggaggaaatctcaaagttacaggaacagatggatcaacagGAAAATATCACATTCCTCATG gaggaagctcgtcggaagaggag GAGCAGTGATGATGCCCAGACATTGTCAGTGACAGACGGTGCCCTACTGGCTGGAAAATTCTATCACCCCTATTTGGTCGACACAGCATTGGGAGAAGCGTTTAATGGCATTAAGCGAG tctctgtcaccctggatgtggaagcGGCGAATCCggggctcgaggtgtctgaggatcggaagagtgtgagatacaCCGGGACctggagggatctccctgacaccgggaagaggttcacatactgggcttgtgtgctgggatcggagggattcacatcggggagacattactgggaggtggaggtgacggggaatcggggctggtatctgggagtcgccgcagagtctgtggagaggaagggatgggtCAGACCGAGTCCGGAGACCAGATTCTGGATCATCGCGCGGGTTGATGACGTGATGCGGGTTTTCACCTCCCCTGAGCCCCGTCTCcttgccggtcccatccccgggagggtgggagtttatctcagttacgagtccgggacagtttcattttacaacgcggagaccaagtcccatctccacaccttcactgggaataaattcacggagaaactttatcctttcttctggacttgggatacaaaccagtggctgagaatctgctccggttccgctccgggtctgtaa